A region of Beijerinckia sp. 28-YEA-48 DNA encodes the following proteins:
- the fba gene encoding class II fructose-bisphosphate aldolase (catalyzes the reversible aldol condensation of dihydroxyacetonephosphate and glyceraldehyde 3-phosphate in the Calvin cycle, glycolysis, and/or gluconeogenesis): MARITLRQLLDHAAEHDYGVPAFNINNMEQALAIMTAANATNAPVIIQASRGARAYANDIMLRHMMDAVVEMYPHIPVCVHLDHGNEPATCVTAMQAGFTSVMMDGSLKADGKTPADWDYNVGVTNKVVEMAHLGGVSVEGELGVLGSLETGMGEKEDGHGAEGKLSHDQLLTNPEEAVKFVKETQVDALAIAMGTSHGAYKFSRKPDGAVLAMNVIEDIHRRMPHVHLVMHGSSSVPQDLQDIINAYGGKMPQTWGVPVEEIQRGIKNGVRKINIDTDNRMAITGQVRKILAEHPGEFDPRKYLKPALDAMTKLCKDRLEQFNTAGKAAKLTPLPVSVMAKRYASGELNPKFA; this comes from the coding sequence ATGGCCCGCATCACCCTCAGGCAGCTTCTCGACCATGCCGCCGAGCACGACTATGGCGTGCCGGCATTCAATATCAACAATATGGAGCAGGCGCTGGCGATCATGACGGCGGCGAACGCGACCAACGCGCCTGTCATCATCCAGGCGTCGCGCGGCGCGCGTGCCTATGCCAACGACATCATGCTCCGCCATATGATGGATGCGGTCGTTGAGATGTATCCGCATATTCCGGTCTGCGTGCATCTCGATCACGGCAATGAGCCGGCGACCTGCGTGACGGCCATGCAGGCCGGCTTTACCTCGGTGATGATGGACGGCTCGTTGAAGGCCGACGGCAAGACGCCGGCCGATTGGGATTACAATGTCGGCGTCACCAACAAGGTCGTCGAGATGGCGCATCTGGGCGGTGTCTCGGTGGAGGGTGAACTCGGCGTGCTCGGCTCGCTTGAGACAGGCATGGGCGAGAAGGAAGACGGCCATGGGGCGGAAGGTAAGCTGTCGCATGACCAGCTGCTGACCAATCCGGAGGAGGCAGTGAAATTCGTCAAGGAGACGCAGGTCGACGCGCTCGCCATCGCCATGGGGACTTCGCATGGCGCTTACAAATTCTCGCGCAAGCCCGACGGCGCGGTGCTGGCCATGAATGTCATCGAGGATATCCATCGCCGGATGCCGCATGTGCATCTGGTCATGCACGGCTCCTCGTCGGTGCCGCAGGATCTGCAGGACATCATCAATGCCTATGGCGGGAAGATGCCGCAGACCTGGGGCGTGCCGGTCGAAGAAATTCAGCGCGGCATCAAGAACGGCGTGCGCAAGATCAATATCGACACCGACAACCGGATGGCGATCACCGGACAGGTCCGCAAGATCCTGGCCGAACACCCCGGCGAATTCGATCCGCGCAAGTATTTGAAGCCGGCTCTCGACGCGATGACCAAGCTTTGTAAAGATCGGCTGGAGCAGTTCAATACTGCTGGTAAGGCAGCTAAGCTGACGCCATTGCCAGTATCAGTTATGGCCAAACGTTATGCTTCGGGTGAGCTTAACCCGAAGTTTGCCTGA
- a CDS encoding MarR family transcriptional regulator: MPVEGLNTPALSREDYEKLARFRHALRQFTALSDAMLERSNLGPRRYQAMLAIKARRDEEPISVGELARLLLIRPNTAAELVNRLENAKLIERVKDPKDRRRALLALTDHGARKLAEVAHFHIEKLEESRAAFVGLFDSASELEAATLAE, encoded by the coding sequence ATGCCGGTAGAAGGTTTGAATACGCCAGCGCTCAGCCGCGAGGACTACGAGAAGCTGGCCCGTTTTCGCCACGCTCTGCGTCAATTCACGGCGCTCAGCGACGCGATGCTGGAGCGCTCCAATCTTGGACCGCGCCGGTATCAGGCGATGCTGGCCATTAAAGCCCGCCGTGACGAAGAGCCGATTAGCGTCGGCGAACTCGCGCGTCTGCTGCTGATCCGCCCGAACACCGCCGCTGAACTGGTCAATCGGCTGGAAAATGCCAAGCTGATTGAGCGGGTGAAAGATCCGAAGGATCGGCGTCGTGCGCTTCTGGCTCTGACCGATCACGGCGCGCGCAAACTGGCGGAAGTGGCGCATTTCCATATCGAGAAGCTCGAGGAGAGCCGCGCGGCTTTTGTCGGTCTCTTCGACAGCGCCTCTGAGCTCGAAGCGGCGACCCTGGCGGAATAG
- a CDS encoding thiamine phosphate synthase: MSEPSEPTRLYLLTPRRPVAGALKPLLAAALAGEGIACVRIDDSGGDAANLRQAIAACQAAGAAALLSNPAAPGGADADGVHLEHPDNDDDQALFDLVRQARIAQGGADGQGGIVGAGGLRTRHQAMSAGELDVDYVMFGEPGADDDLPSADAVLERVRWWAEIFTVPCVAYARSLDDVKGLVEAGADFIALREVVWDDPRGPRAVIDDVLAMMAANTAAVS; this comes from the coding sequence ATGTCTGAGCCGAGTGAGCCGACCAGGCTGTATTTGTTGACGCCGCGCCGGCCCGTTGCCGGCGCGCTCAAGCCGTTGCTGGCTGCCGCGCTGGCCGGTGAGGGCATTGCCTGTGTGCGGATCGATGACAGCGGTGGTGATGCCGCAAATCTTCGGCAGGCGATCGCCGCCTGTCAGGCGGCAGGTGCCGCGGCGCTACTGTCGAATCCGGCAGCCCCTGGCGGGGCCGACGCCGATGGCGTTCACCTAGAACATCCCGATAATGATGACGATCAGGCGTTGTTCGACCTGGTGCGTCAGGCCCGCATCGCCCAAGGCGGCGCGGATGGTCAGGGCGGTATTGTCGGCGCCGGCGGTCTGCGTACGCGCCATCAGGCGATGAGCGCCGGCGAACTTGATGTCGATTACGTCATGTTCGGCGAACCAGGCGCCGATGATGATTTGCCCTCCGCCGACGCTGTTTTGGAGCGCGTGCGCTGGTGGGCGGAGATTTTCACCGTGCCGTGTGTCGCCTATGCCCGTTCCCTTGACGATGTGAAGGGGCTGGTGGAGGCCGGGGCTGATTTCATCGCCTTGCGCGAGGTTGTCTGGGACGATCCGCGCGGCCCGCGCGCGGTCATCGATGACGTCTTGGCGATGATGGCGGCCAATACCGCTGCGGTGTCGTGA
- a CDS encoding tetratricopeptide repeat protein, whose product MRALPLIAALVAFSGVAVAQERFDPPFDSSRRPVALPDPTKLPSSAPAPAEPYIKVPVDLAFGAYQRGLYVTAMQEAMKRLEANGNDAAAMALVAELYRDGLAVKQSQEEANRWYRLAADRGDSQAQFALGLAYLEGRGVKADPQEARALFEKAAAKNQSEALYNLAVMSMQGQIQDFRKAADLFRRSMEAGNIEAIYALSMLYKDGSGVPQDRAMATQLLRRAADEKLVPAMVDYAIALFNGTGTEKNEEEAAKYFIRAASLNNPVAQNRLARLYVVGRGVKPDLVEAMKWHVLARANGLPDDWLEEKLRTLSQGQKTAVEEAIQRFLGK is encoded by the coding sequence ATGCGCGCACTGCCTCTTATCGCGGCCCTGGTGGCCTTTTCCGGCGTTGCCGTGGCGCAGGAGCGGTTTGATCCGCCGTTCGATTCGTCGCGCCGGCCGGTGGCCTTGCCCGACCCGACAAAACTGCCGAGCTCCGCGCCGGCGCCGGCCGAACCCTATATCAAGGTGCCGGTCGACCTTGCCTTCGGCGCCTATCAGCGCGGCCTCTATGTCACGGCCATGCAGGAGGCGATGAAGCGGCTGGAAGCCAATGGCAATGACGCGGCGGCCATGGCCCTGGTGGCGGAACTTTACCGCGACGGCCTGGCGGTGAAGCAGAGCCAGGAAGAGGCCAATCGATGGTATCGGCTGGCCGCCGACCGTGGTGATTCCCAGGCGCAATTCGCGCTCGGCCTCGCCTATCTCGAAGGCCGGGGCGTGAAGGCCGATCCGCAGGAAGCGCGCGCGCTGTTCGAGAAGGCGGCGGCGAAGAACCAGTCCGAGGCCCTCTACAACCTTGCCGTCATGTCGATGCAGGGGCAGATTCAGGATTTCCGCAAGGCGGCGGACCTGTTCCGCAGGTCCATGGAGGCGGGCAATATCGAGGCGATCTACGCCCTCTCCATGCTCTACAAGGACGGTTCGGGCGTGCCGCAGGATCGCGCCATGGCGACGCAATTGCTGCGCCGGGCCGCCGACGAAAAGCTCGTTCCGGCCATGGTCGACTATGCCATCGCCCTGTTCAACGGCACCGGCACCGAGAAAAACGAGGAAGAAGCGGCCAAATATTTCATCCGGGCGGCTTCCCTTAACAATCCGGTGGCGCAGAACCGGCTGGCGCGGCTTTACGTGGTCGGGCGCGGCGTCAAGCCGGATCTGGTCGAAGCGATGAAATGGCACGTGCTGGCGCGGGCGAATGGTTTGCCGGACGATTGGCTCGAGGAAAAGCTCCGGACCCTGTCCCAGGGCCAGAAAACGGCCGTGGAAGAGGCGATCCAGCGTTTCCTTGGCAAATGA
- a CDS encoding inositol monophosphatase family protein, which produces MIRSALMNVMTAAAVKAGRGLKRDFGEVENLQVSVKGPGDFVTAADRKAERILRDELAKARPGYSFLMEESGEIIGSDTTHRWIIDPLDGTTNFLHGLPLFAISVALEREGQLVAGLVYNPITDDMFVAEKGQGAWYNNRRLRVAARSDISEALMGTGIPHLGKAEAHPKFKAELSSVMARVHNVRRLGAAALDLAFVAAGRLDGFWERNLQAWDIAAGIVLVREAGGFLTDADGGSDMLGKGSICAGNEFMQRQLLGLINKA; this is translated from the coding sequence ATGATCCGCTCCGCTTTGATGAATGTGATGACCGCCGCCGCCGTGAAGGCGGGCCGCGGCCTCAAACGCGATTTTGGCGAAGTCGAGAACCTGCAGGTCTCGGTGAAGGGCCCCGGGGATTTCGTCACCGCCGCCGATCGAAAGGCCGAACGGATACTGCGGGACGAGTTGGCCAAGGCGCGGCCGGGCTACAGCTTCCTGATGGAAGAGTCCGGCGAGATCATCGGCAGCGACACGACACACCGCTGGATCATCGATCCGCTCGACGGCACGACCAATTTCCTGCATGGCCTGCCGCTGTTCGCCATTTCCGTGGCGCTGGAGCGCGAGGGCCAGCTCGTCGCCGGCCTCGTCTACAATCCGATCACCGACGATATGTTCGTCGCCGAAAAGGGCCAGGGCGCCTGGTACAACAACCGCCGCCTGCGGGTCGCCGCCCGGTCCGACATTTCCGAGGCCCTGATGGGCACGGGGATTCCGCATCTCGGCAAGGCTGAGGCGCATCCGAAGTTCAAGGCGGAACTGTCGTCCGTGATGGCGCGCGTGCACAACGTCCGCCGGCTGGGCGCCGCCGCGCTCGACCTCGCCTTTGTCGCCGCTGGCCGGCTCGACGGCTTCTGGGAGCGCAATCTGCAAGCGTGGGACATCGCGGCCGGGATCGTGCTGGTGCGTGAAGCCGGCGGTTTCCTGACCGATGCGGATGGCGGCAGCGACATGCTGGGCAAAGGTTCCATCTGCGCCGGCAACGAGTTCATGCAGCGGCAGCTTCTGGGCCTGATCAACAAGGCCTAA